The Dendropsophus ebraccatus isolate aDenEbr1 chromosome 3, aDenEbr1.pat, whole genome shotgun sequence genome includes a region encoding these proteins:
- the LOC138786746 gene encoding zinc finger protein 585A-like isoform X2 encodes MCNWKILVVCYIPECFTSLLTVHVHSQGNMVEESGMWTLKEEMSDSTGKMTWKLLSEGRAECTRRSEGHQISPDITADGQITQDTYEEHSVTPDIPPAPHSKDLPSHPVIQVPSTDSSQTVKPNRSRRRGDAHQRPSIGERYVCSECGKCFTQKSNLDRHKITHTGEKPFSCPECGKYFTQKSNLLQHQKTHTGEKPFPCSECGKCFTLKSILVAHQRNHTGEKPFTCLECGKSFTLKSYLALHQKTHTGEKLFSCPECGKCFTTKSNLVKHQKSHTGQKPFLCPECGKCFTQKSNLDKHQKSHTGEKPFSCSECGKRFAVKSILVEHQKTHTGEKLNSCPECGKCYYQKSSLAKHLRIHSGQMPFSCSECGKSFIMKSYLVDHLRIHTGEKPFSCSECGKCFTSKSHLAEHQRTHTGEKPFSCLECGKCFNRKANLATHQKTHTGEKPFLCSECGRRFAQKSDLRKHLRIHTRDKPFSCSECGKRFTLKSVLSTHRKIHTGEKPYLCQECGKSFSVKSYLVQHQKTHTGEKPFSCPECGKGFTQKSSLVYHLRSHTGEKPFPCSECGKCFTMKAYLVQHQKTHTGEKPFVCSECGISFCAKSNLISHRKTHTGEKPFSCLKCGKCFALKSSLVTHERTHSGEKPFSCQECGKSFTVKSYLVHHKKTHRGEKLFECSLCGTSFSEKSNLVTHQKTHTGEKPFLCFECGKCFTLKSSLLLHQRIHKGEKPFTCQDCGKSFTLKSYLVVHQKTHTGEKPFLCLECGKRFTLKSSLLLHQRIHTGEKPFSCQDCGKSFTLKSYLVHHQKTHTGEKPYSCPECGKCFSQKSSLVKHLRIHTGERPFSYSEHGKCSTVKSKLVGHRKRHTGEKRFSCSQCEKCFTRRSNLLKHQKKSHGGEANLEY; translated from the exons ctgagtgtacccggagatcagagggacatcagatatctccagatattacagcagatggtcagatcacacaagatacatatgaagaacattctgttaccccagatatacccccagcccctcacagcaaagatctgccatctcatcctgttatacaagtcccatctactGATTCATCACAGACTGTTAAGCCAAATAGAAGTCGGAGAAGAGGTGATGCACATCAAAGACCTTCAATAGGGGAAAGATATGTTTgctcagaatgtggtaaatgttttactcagaaatcaaacCTCGATAGACATAAAATAActcacacgggagagaagccgttttcatgcccagaatgtgggaaatattttactcAAAAATCCAATCTTCTTcaacatcaaaaaactcacacaggggagaagccatttccttgctcagaatgtgggaaatgttttactctgaaATCAATTCTTGTTGCTCATCAAAGaaatcacacaggggagaagccgtttacATGCTTAGAGTGTGGGAAATCTTTTACTCTTAAATCATATCTGGCTCtacatcaaaaaactcacacaggagagaagctattttcatgtcccgaatgtggcaaatgttttactaCAAAATcgaatcttgttaaacatcaaaaaaGTCACACAGggcagaagccatttttatgcccagaatgtggaaaatgttttactcaaaaatcaaATCTTGATAAGCATCAAaaaagtcacacaggggagaagcccttctcatgctcagaatgtggtaaACGTTTTGCTGTGAAATCAATTCTTGTCgaacatcaaaaaactcacacaggagaaaagttaaattcatgtccagaatgtgggaaatgttattaTCAGAAATCAAGTCTTGCTAAACACTTGAGAATTCACTCGGGACAgatgccattttcatgttcagaatgtggaaaatctttTATTATGAAATCATATCTTGTCGATCATCTGAgaattcatacaggggagaagccattttcatgttcagaatgtgggaaatgttttacatcaAAATCGCATCTAGctgaacatcaaagaactcacacaggggagaagcctttttcctgtttggaatgtgggaaatgttttaatcggAAAGCAAATCTTGCTacacatcaaaaaactcacacaggggaaaagccatttttatgctcagaatgtgggagacGTTTTGCTCAGAAATCAGACCTTCGTAAACATCTGAGAATTCACACCAGGGATAA gccgttttcatgttcagaatgtgggaaacgtttCACTCTAAAATCAGTTCTTTCAACGCATcgaaaaattcacacaggggaaaagccatattTATGCCAAGAATGCGGAAAATCATTTAGTGTGAAATCATATCTTGTTcaacatcaaaaaactcacacaggggagaagcccttTTCATGCCCTGAATGTGGGAAAGGGTTTACTCAAAAATCAAGTCTTGTTTATCACttgagaagtcacacaggggagaagccatttccatgctcagaatgtgggaaatgttttactatgaAAGCGTATCTTGTTcaacatcaaaaaactcacacaggggagaagccatttgtatgttcagaatgtggaataAGTTTTTGCGCAAAATCTAATCTTATTAGTCATcgaaaaactcacacaggggagaagccattttcatgtctaaaatgtgggaaatgttttgctctaaaatcaagtcttgttacacatgaaagaactcactcaggggagaagccattttcatgccaagAATGCGGAAAATCATTTACTGTGAAATCGTATCTTGTTCATCATAAGAAAACTCACAGAGGGGAGAAGTTATTTGAATGTTCTTTATGTGGAACAAGTTTTTCtgaaaaatcaaatcttgttactCACCAAAAaacccacacaggggagaagccatttttatgttttgaatgtgggaaatgttttactctaaAATCAAGTCTTCTTctccatcagagaattcacaagGGGGAGAAGCCATTTACATGCCAAGACTGTGGGAAATCATTTACTCTGAAATCATATCTTGTTGttcatcaaaaaactcacacaggggagaagccatttttatgtctaGAATGTGGAAAACGTTTTACTCTAAAATCGAGTCTTCTTctccatcagagaattcacacaggggagaagccattttcatgccaagACTGCGGAAAATCATTTACTCTGAAATCATATCTTGTTCatcatcaaaaaactcacacaggagagaagccatattcatgccctgaatgtgggaaatgtttttctcaaAAATCAAGTCTCGTTAAGCActtaagaattcacacaggagagagaccatTTTCATATTCAGAACATGGAAAATGTTCTACAGTAAAATCAAAGCTCGTTGGACACAGGAaacgtcacacaggggagaagagattttcatgttcacaatgtgagaaatgttttactcgGAGATCAAATCTTCTTAAACATCAGAAGAAGTCACATGGGGGAGAAGCCAATTTAGAGTACTAA
- the LOC138786746 gene encoding oocyte zinc finger protein XlCOF6-like isoform X1 — protein MTLTIFLSHLMNQGEDVDDISSIRIIIKEEETDLLGDEQYMDDATIAECTRRSEGHQISPDITADGQITQDTYEEHSITPDIPPDPHSNDLSFDPLIQVLFSHEHQKAHTRERPFSCSECGKRFTLKSVLSTHRKIHTGEKPYLCQECGKSFSVKSYLVQHQKTHTGEKPFSCPECGKGFTQKSSLVYHLRSHTGEKPFPCSECGKCFTMKAYLVQHQKTHTGEKPFVCSECGISFCAKSNLISHRKTHTGEKPFSCLKCGKCFALKSSLVTHERTHSGEKPFSCQECGKSFTVKSYLVHHKKTHRGEKLFECSLCGTSFSEKSNLVTHQKTHTGEKPFLCFECGKCFTLKSSLLLHQRIHKGEKPFTCQDCGKSFTLKSYLVVHQKTHTGEKPFLCLECGKRFTLKSSLLLHQRIHTGEKPFSCQDCGKSFTLKSYLVHHQKTHTGEKPYSCPECGKCFSQKSSLVKHLRIHTGERPFSYSEHGKCSTVKSKLVGHRKRHTGEKRFSCSQCEKCFTRRSNLLKHQKKSHGGEANLEY, from the exons atgacacttacaatatttctctcacatcttatgaatcagggggaagatgtggATGATATTAGTTCTATAAGgataataataaaagaagaagagacggaCTTGCTgggtgatgagcagtatatggaTGATGCCACTATAG CTGAgtgtacccggagatcagaggggcatcagatatctccagatattacagcagatggtcagatcacacaagatacatatgaagaacattctattaccccagatatacccccagacCCTCACAGCAATGATCTGTCATTTGATCCATTGATACAGGTCCTGTTTTCTCATGAACACCAAAAAGCTCACACAAGGGAGaggccgttttcatgttcagaatgtgggaaacgtttCACTCTAAAATCAGTTCTTTCAACGCATcgaaaaattcacacaggggaaaagccatattTATGCCAAGAATGCGGAAAATCATTTAGTGTGAAATCATATCTTGTTcaacatcaaaaaactcacacaggggagaagcccttTTCATGCCCTGAATGTGGGAAAGGGTTTACTCAAAAATCAAGTCTTGTTTATCACttgagaagtcacacaggggagaagccatttccatgctcagaatgtgggaaatgttttactatgaAAGCGTATCTTGTTcaacatcaaaaaactcacacaggggagaagccatttgtatgttcagaatgtggaataAGTTTTTGCGCAAAATCTAATCTTATTAGTCATcgaaaaactcacacaggggagaagccattttcatgtctaaaatgtgggaaatgttttgctctaaaatcaagtcttgttacacatgaaagaactcactcaggggagaagccattttcatgccaagAATGCGGAAAATCATTTACTGTGAAATCGTATCTTGTTCATCATAAGAAAACTCACAGAGGGGAGAAGTTATTTGAATGTTCTTTATGTGGAACAAGTTTTTCtgaaaaatcaaatcttgttactCACCAAAAaacccacacaggggagaagccatttttatgttttgaatgtgggaaatgttttactctaaAATCAAGTCTTCTTctccatcagagaattcacaagGGGGAGAAGCCATTTACATGCCAAGACTGTGGGAAATCATTTACTCTGAAATCATATCTTGTTGttcatcaaaaaactcacacaggggagaagccatttttatgtctaGAATGTGGAAAACGTTTTACTCTAAAATCGAGTCTTCTTctccatcagagaattcacacaggggagaagccattttcatgccaagACTGCGGAAAATCATTTACTCTGAAATCATATCTTGTTCatcatcaaaaaactcacacaggagagaagccatattcatgccctgaatgtgggaaatgtttttctcaaAAATCAAGTCTCGTTAAGCActtaagaattcacacaggagagagaccatTTTCATATTCAGAACATGGAAAATGTTCTACAGTAAAATCAAAGCTCGTTGGACACAGGAaacgtcacacaggggagaagagattttcatgttcacaatgtgagaaatgttttactcgGAGATCAAATCTTCTTAAACATCAGAAGAAGTCACATGGGGGAGAAGCCAATTTAGAGTACTAA